One part of the Nitrosophilus kaiyonis genome encodes these proteins:
- a CDS encoding thioredoxin domain-containing protein — MPNRLINEDSPYLKQHANNPVDWYPWCDKAFERAKKEKKLIFLSIGYSSCHWCHVMEKEVFENEKIAKFLNEHFISIKVDKEERPDIDKYYQEVYQLLNQRPGGWPLSIFMTPDKKPFFAGTYIPPEPKYNMLGFMQLIQKIAELWKKKPEDILNQAKEIDKYMKSPNEPKKAVKFDMNIIEKYIKNIKAIYDPVHGGFSSKPKFPQTSIINTLIKIYQLTYNSVAWDMASNTLKNMAKGGIRDLIDGGFYRYSVDEKWLVPHFEKMAYDNALIARSYLNAYFASKDEFYKNIAFEILDFMCDFMSQNYLFYSASDADSEGEEGKYFIYSYDEIYEKLKEDGFNDKEIKEILNKLSITKKGNFEGKNIVRVEDLCDFKEKSRVFKILKDIRKDRVYPFIDKKIITSWNAMMIETLFIASRIDNRYFEFAQEGIKNLLNRLYINDKLYHVTLIDKEPKIEAFLEDYAYLAIALLQGYKTTLNEEYLALSVKLINYALIDFWEEGKWYFSKGEFKNEADYTDATYPSSAATIVSAMLTLGNIFDEKYKKFSFLTLEYYSEKIYKYLPYCSLFVEDIIRFLKDDFLIKSNKENLIKCSKKIDFFYPFINLKEDVNKKYMLCNSLSCFFESEDCEKILEKFQELK; from the coding sequence ATGCCAAATAGACTTATTAATGAAGATTCACCATATCTAAAACAGCATGCAAACAATCCTGTTGATTGGTATCCTTGGTGTGATAAAGCTTTTGAGAGAGCAAAAAAGGAAAAAAAGCTTATTTTTTTATCTATTGGATATAGTAGTTGTCACTGGTGCCATGTAATGGAAAAAGAGGTTTTTGAAAATGAAAAAATAGCAAAATTTTTAAATGAGCATTTTATCTCTATAAAAGTTGATAAAGAAGAAAGACCAGATATTGATAAATATTATCAAGAGGTATATCAACTTTTAAACCAAAGACCAGGAGGATGGCCACTTTCAATATTTATGACTCCTGATAAAAAGCCGTTTTTTGCAGGAACTTATATACCTCCTGAGCCTAAATATAACATGTTAGGATTTATGCAGTTAATACAAAAGATAGCTGAATTATGGAAGAAAAAACCAGAAGATATTTTAAATCAGGCAAAAGAGATTGATAAATATATGAAAAGTCCAAATGAACCTAAAAAAGCAGTTAAGTTTGATATGAATATCATAGAAAAATATATAAAAAATATAAAAGCAATATATGATCCTGTTCATGGAGGATTTAGCTCAAAACCAAAATTTCCTCAAACATCAATCATAAATACATTAATTAAGATATATCAATTAACTTATAATAGTGTTGCATGGGATATGGCATCAAATACACTAAAAAATATGGCAAAAGGTGGCATTAGAGATTTAATAGATGGAGGATTTTATAGATATAGCGTTGATGAGAAGTGGTTGGTCCCACATTTTGAAAAGATGGCATATGACAATGCACTAATTGCAAGAAGTTATCTTAATGCCTATTTTGCAAGTAAAGATGAATTTTATAAAAATATTGCTTTTGAGATACTCGATTTTATGTGCGATTTTATGAGCCAAAACTATCTTTTTTACTCTGCAAGTGATGCAGATAGTGAAGGAGAAGAGGGAAAATATTTTATATATAGCTATGATGAGATTTATGAAAAATTAAAAGAGGACGGATTTAACGACAAGGAGATAAAAGAGATTTTAAACAAATTATCAATAACAAAAAAAGGAAATTTTGAAGGTAAAAATATTGTAAGAGTTGAAGATTTATGCGATTTTAAAGAAAAATCAAGAGTTTTTAAAATATTAAAAGATATAAGAAAAGATAGAGTCTACCCATTTATTGATAAAAAGATTATCACTTCTTGGAATGCTATGATGATTGAAACTCTTTTTATTGCTTCAAGGATTGATAATAGATATTTTGAATTTGCTCAAGAAGGTATAAAAAATCTTTTAAATAGACTCTATATTAATGATAAGCTTTATCATGTAACATTGATAGACAAAGAGCCAAAAATTGAAGCTTTTTTAGAAGATTATGCATATTTAGCAATAGCATTGTTACAAGGATATAAAACAACTTTAAATGAAGAGTATTTGGCTTTAAGTGTGAAACTTATAAACTATGCATTGATAGATTTTTGGGAAGAGGGAAAATGGTATTTTAGTAAAGGAGAATTTAAAAATGAAGCTGATTATACTGATGCAACTTATCCAAGTAGTGCAGCAACTATAGTATCAGCGATGCTTACTCTTGGAAATATATTTGATGAAAAATATAAAAAATTTTCATTTTTGACATTGGAATATTATAGTGAAAAGATATACAAATATCTTCCATACTGCTCTTTATTTGTAGAGGATATAATAAGATTTTTAAAAGATGATTTTTTAATAAAATCCAATAAAGAAAATCTTATAAAATGCTCTAAAAAGATAGATTTTTTCTACCCTTTTATAAATTTAAAAGAAGATGTCAATAAAAAATATATGCTTTGTAACTCTTTGAGCTGTTTTTTTGAAAGTGAAGATTGTGAAAAAATACTTGAAAAATTTCAGGAGTTAAAATGA
- the dsbD gene encoding protein-disulfide reductase DsbD — MKKYLIIFTIFISYLFAFGSFEMNQKILEPNEAFKPSMKIKKDGLEFKIDLAEGIDVYKDKIKLKLISPQKKDIPLSLPPAKEENGEKLYYKNVTFFVPFKDLPIGEIKLELHYQGCSKAGLCYPPLKKEFIVNVPKIKKEKKVTKKFTSEEESIASTLKHKNIFIILLTFFGFGLLLALTPCVFPMIPILSSIIVGTKNITAKKAFLLSLVYVLSMSVTYTIAGVLAGLFGSNLQAAFQNPWIISIFALIFVALALSMFGFYEIGLPASLQTKLSKKSDEASHKGGIIGTAIMGFLSALIVGPCVAPPLAGALIYIGQTGDALLGGAALFALSLGMGAPLLLIGTGAGKFMPKPGAWMSAVSKVFGVIMLGVAIWMLERVFPPMITMILWASLFIGSAVYLRTFEKIEENAHWFNYLKKSIGLILFIYGIFIFFGAFTGAKNIFDPLKVIKEKENVEKVVEKKVEFKKIHSLKELNEILKEAKKPVLVDFWAKWCVSCKELEEITFKDKRVRERFKDFLLIQADVSSNSKENQKLMKHFNIYGPPAILFFKDGKELKDYRIIGYKPPEDFLKVIDNVIKEN, encoded by the coding sequence ATGAAAAAATATCTCATAATTTTTACTATTTTTATCTCCTATCTTTTTGCTTTTGGTTCTTTTGAAATGAATCAAAAAATTTTAGAGCCAAATGAAGCTTTTAAGCCAAGTATGAAAATAAAAAAGGATGGATTAGAATTTAAAATTGATTTAGCAGAAGGAATTGATGTATATAAGGATAAAATAAAGTTAAAATTGATTTCTCCTCAAAAAAAAGATATTCCTTTATCACTTCCTCCGGCAAAAGAAGAAAATGGTGAAAAACTATATTATAAAAATGTTACATTTTTTGTTCCCTTTAAAGATTTGCCAATAGGAGAGATAAAACTTGAACTTCATTATCAAGGATGTTCAAAAGCAGGGCTTTGTTATCCTCCTTTAAAAAAAGAGTTTATTGTAAATGTTCCAAAGATAAAAAAAGAGAAAAAAGTTACAAAAAAATTTACAAGTGAAGAAGAGAGTATTGCTTCAACTTTAAAGCATAAAAATATTTTTATAATACTTTTAACATTTTTTGGATTTGGCCTTTTACTTGCGTTGACTCCTTGTGTTTTTCCAATGATTCCAATTCTTTCATCTATTATTGTAGGGACAAAAAATATTACAGCTAAAAAAGCTTTTTTACTATCATTGGTATATGTTCTTTCTATGTCTGTAACATATACAATTGCTGGAGTTTTAGCTGGACTTTTTGGATCAAACCTTCAAGCAGCTTTTCAAAATCCTTGGATTATCTCAATTTTTGCTCTTATTTTTGTTGCATTGGCTTTGAGTATGTTTGGATTTTATGAGATAGGTCTTCCAGCTTCACTTCAAACAAAGCTGTCTAAAAAGAGTGATGAAGCATCACATAAAGGTGGTATTATTGGTACAGCAATTATGGGATTTTTATCTGCTTTGATAGTTGGACCTTGTGTTGCTCCTCCACTTGCTGGTGCTTTAATTTATATTGGTCAAACAGGTGATGCCTTGCTTGGAGGAGCAGCTCTTTTTGCTTTAAGTCTTGGTATGGGAGCTCCTCTCTTATTGATTGGAACCGGAGCTGGTAAATTTATGCCAAAACCTGGAGCCTGGATGAGTGCTGTTTCAAAGGTTTTTGGCGTTATAATGCTTGGAGTTGCTATTTGGATGCTTGAAAGAGTTTTCCCTCCAATGATAACCATGATTTTATGGGCATCACTTTTTATAGGAAGTGCTGTTTATTTAAGAACATTTGAAAAAATTGAAGAAAATGCTCACTGGTTTAATTATCTTAAAAAAAGTATTGGTCTAATTTTATTTATTTATGGTATTTTTATATTTTTTGGTGCATTTACTGGAGCAAAAAATATATTTGACCCATTAAAAGTTATAAAAGAGAAAGAAAATGTCGAAAAAGTAGTTGAAAAAAAAGTTGAATTTAAAAAAATCCATTCATTAAAAGAGTTAAATGAGATTTTAAAAGAAGCGAAAAAACCTGTTCTTGTAGATTTTTGGGCAAAATGGTGTGTAAGTTGTAAAGAGCTTGAAGAGATAACATTTAAAGATAAAAGAGTAAGAGAAAGATTTAAAGATTTTTTACTGATTCAAGCTGATGTTAGCTCAAATTCAAAAGAAAACCAAAAACTTATGAAACATTTTAATATTTATGGCCCTCCAGCAATTTTGTTTTTTAAAGATGGTAAAGAGTTAAAAGATTATAGGATAATTGGATATAAACCACCAGAAGATTTTTTAAAAGTTATCGATAATGTAATAAAGGAGAATTAA
- a CDS encoding thioredoxin fold domain-containing protein — protein sequence MRFFILLLLPLFIFGADFDWVDSLDKAKKLAKKENKLIMVMVSQKGCEACEYMDEVTFEDEKLIEFIENFYIPVKIDIKDAKKYGFKAFGTPTFYFLDKNAKQIGRQLVGAGSAKAFLEKLKEYKRMVK from the coding sequence ATGAGATTTTTTATATTACTTTTGTTGCCATTATTTATTTTTGGAGCAGATTTTGATTGGGTTGATTCGCTTGACAAAGCAAAAAAGTTAGCAAAAAAAGAGAATAAATTGATAATGGTTATGGTAAGTCAAAAAGGTTGTGAAGCGTGCGAATATATGGATGAAGTGACATTTGAGGATGAAAAATTGATAGAATTCATTGAAAATTTTTATATTCCAGTAAAGATAGATATAAAAGATGCTAAAAAATATGGTTTTAAAGCATTTGGAACACCAACATTTTATTTTTTAGATAAAAATGCAAAACAGATAGGCAGACAATTGGTTGGGGCCGGCAGTGCAAAAGCTTTTTTAGAAAAGTTAAAAGAGTATAAAAGAATGGTAAAATAA